From one Bos indicus x Bos taurus breed Angus x Brahman F1 hybrid chromosome 7, Bos_hybrid_MaternalHap_v2.0, whole genome shotgun sequence genomic stretch:
- the NUDCD2 gene encoding nudC domain-containing protein 2 isoform X2: MRTFLDFSSLNLGPVGLLNGQLKGKRALKRRPQGKLFDSTIADEGTWTLEDRKMVRIVLTKTKRDAANCWTSLLESDYAADPWVQDQMQRKLTLERFQKENPGFDFSGAEISGNYTKGGPDFSNLEK; this comes from the exons ATGCGAACTTTTCTGGATTTCAGTTCCTTAAACCTGGGTCCTGTCGGCCTCCTCAATGGCCAACTGAAAGGGAAACGCGCACTCAAGCGGAGACCGCAG ggcAAACTCTTTGACTCTACAATAGCTGATGAGGGAACATGGACTCTGG aggATAGAAAAATGGTCCGTATTGTTCTTACAAAGACGAAGAGAGATGCAGCAAATTGTTGGACTTCTCTTCTAGAATCTGATTATGCAGCTGACCCTTGGGTGCAAGACCAAATGCAGAGAAAACTTACATTAGAGAGATTTCAGAAAGAA AATCCTGGTTTTGACTTCAGTGGAGCAGAAATCTCAGGAAACTACACTAAAGGTGGACCAGATTTCTCGAATCTTGAGAAATAA
- the NUDCD2 gene encoding nudC domain-containing protein 2 isoform X1 codes for MSAPFEERSGVVPCGTPWGQWYQTLEEVFIEVQVPPGTRAQDIQCGLQSRHVALAVGGREILKGKLFDSTIADEGTWTLEDRKMVRIVLTKTKRDAANCWTSLLESDYAADPWVQDQMQRKLTLERFQKENPGFDFSGAEISGNYTKGGPDFSNLEK; via the exons ATGTCAGCCCCGTTTGAGGAGCGCAGTGGGGTGGTTCCGTGCGGAACGCCGTGGGGCCAGTGGTACCAGACCTTGGAGGAGGTGTTCATTGAAGTTCAGGTGCCGCCAGGCACTCGCGCCCAGGATATCCAGTGCGGCCTGCAGAGCCGGCATGTAGCGCTGGCCGTGGGTGGCCGCGAGATCCTCAAG ggcAAACTCTTTGACTCTACAATAGCTGATGAGGGAACATGGACTCTGG aggATAGAAAAATGGTCCGTATTGTTCTTACAAAGACGAAGAGAGATGCAGCAAATTGTTGGACTTCTCTTCTAGAATCTGATTATGCAGCTGACCCTTGGGTGCAAGACCAAATGCAGAGAAAACTTACATTAGAGAGATTTCAGAAAGAA AATCCTGGTTTTGACTTCAGTGGAGCAGAAATCTCAGGAAACTACACTAAAGGTGGACCAGATTTCTCGAATCTTGAGAAATAA